CATGCATGTGAGCCGGGAAATTTGCGGCCTGCTGCTTGGCGGAACGGTGATACTGGCCGTCGGCATTATTGATGACTTAAAGCAATTATCCGCCAAAGTCAAACTTTTAGGACAAATAACAGCTGCCGGCATACTGGTTCTTTTCAACATTCGTATCGACTGGATTACCAATCCCTTCGGCGATATGCTGTATGTGGATTACCTTTCTGTTCCTCTTACCATTCTCTGGGTAGTCGGTCTCACCAATACCGTTAACCTGATCGATGGACTGGATGGTTTGGCTGCGGGCGTTTCAACCATCGCTTCCATTACTATACTTTTGGTAGCTCTCGAACAAAACTTTTGGACGGTGGCCATATTGACCGCCGCGTTAGCCGGCAGCGCCTTGGGATTTTTACAGCATAACTTCAATCCCGCCAAAATTTTCATGGGTGATACCGGCAGCATGTTTTTAGGCTATATATTGGCGGCCGTGTCCATTCTCGGCGCCGTTAAGAGTGCGACAACCATCGCCCTGGTAGTTCCCATTGTAGCTCTTGGTCTGCCGATTATGGATACCGCTTTTGCGATTATCCGCCGTTATACCAGTGGCAGACCCATCTTTAAGCCGGATAAAGGCCATTTGCATCATCGCCTGCTGGCGATGGGCTTAAGTCAGAAACAGGCGGTGCTCCTCATGTATGTTATCAGCAGCTGCTTAGGCGTTAGCGCCATCGCCCTGACTGCCGTCAGCGAAATATATGCGGCTTTGATTTTGCTCATCATTGTTATCGTGGCCTTTATCGGGGCAAAGAAAATTGGCGTTCTCAAAAACAATGACGGTGTTATACCCGAGAGCGAATCCGTTAAAACCCATTGAAATCTTTTAACTTTTACCACAAGGGCGGGCGTTTCATTGCCCGCCCCCCTTGTTTATTAGCCTTATTAACGCTGCGACCCTGCCGTTTAACCACCGCTTATAATAAAGGCTGTCCTTCGCCTGCTGGTCGTCGGCAAGACGCGTTAGCGTTTTTCTTTTCGTGTCAGGCAATCGTTCTACATAGAACACATGGGGAAAGGGAATGGAAAGGAGCATGTTTTTATGTCCCGGATCAAAGTTATGACGGTCTTCGGCACTCGCCCGGAAGCAATCAAAATGGCGCCGGTGGTGCTGGAACTGGCAAAATATCCTGAGATGATTACCCCGGTGGTGGCGGTTACTGCGCAGCACCGGGAAATGCTTGACCAGGTTCTAAGCCTGTTTCAGATAGAACCGCACCACGATCTTGACATTATGTGCAAAGGTCAGACTTTGTTTGATATTACCTGCCGGTCCATACAAGGTTTAAACCAGGTGATGGCGCAGGAAAAACCCGATATCGTCCTGGTGCACGGCGATACCACCACCACATTCGCCGGCGCCCTGACCGCCTTTTACCACCAGATTGCCGTCGGCCATGTGGAAGCCGGGCTCCGGACCCATAACAAGTACTCCCCCTTTCCCGAAGAAATGAACCGTAAACTGACAGGCTCGCTGACGGACCTGCATTTTGCTCCCACCGGGACGGCCAGGGAGAATCTCCTGGCGGAAGCCGTAGGCCCCGAGAGTATTTTTGTTACCGGCAACACGGTGATCGACGCTCTGAAGGCCACGGTTGACCCCGCTTATCGTTTTGCCGACAACATATTGCAGCAGGTTGATTATGCGACCCTGAAAATCATTCTTGTAACCACCCACCGGCGGGAAAACCTGGGTGAGCCTATGCGCCGCGTTTATCAGGCCCTGCGTGATATTGCCGCGGAATTCAGTGACAAGGTGGAGATTGTATTTCCGGTGCATAAAAATCCCCTGGTACGGAAAGTGGTGCAGGAGGAACTGGGCGGAGTCAGTCAGGTGAAATTGATTGATCCCTTGGATTATCAGCCTTTTGCCAATTTGATGGCCCGCTCCCACCTGATTCTCACCGATTCGGGCGGCATCCAGGAGGAAGCGCCGGCCCTGGGAAAACCGGTGCTGGTGCTCCGGGATACTACCGAACGGCCGGAGGCTATCGAGGCCGGCACGGTAAAACTAATCGGCACCGACAGGGAAAAAGTTTACGCTGCCACCAAACTTCTTCTTACCAATCAGGCTGAATATGAACGAATGTCCAATGCCTGCAATCCCTATGGCGACGGCTTGGCTGCGGCCCGCATTGTAAAATGCGTTTTATGGAAATATGGCTTAACCCGGGAGCGGCCCGGCCAATTTTGCGGCGGCAAGTAGAACGGGGCGTCGGCGGTTGCCAAGCGCCCCGTTTTTTTTTTTGGCTTTTTTAAAAAAAAATTGAGAAATATAGGAAAAATACCTCATCTGAGGCATTTACGGCCTCCTTGTCCTGAGATATGCTGAAAGCAGAAACCGGGATTGTCCTGCTCCTCACGGCGGGGTAAAAACTCATGGAATTACCTCCGGTTCTGGTTGATAATCTACAATACAAGGGACAAAGGAGTGAATGAAAATGGCTGATATTTACGGGAGCAATCGGTCTGACTTCTTATTCGGCGGCAGCGGCAGCGACGCGATCTACGGCTATGACCGTTCCGACCTTCTGTTTGGCGGGGACGGCGACGACTCACTCGATGGCGGGGACGGTGACGACCTGCTGTATGGCGGCGGCGGCAGCGACTACTTGTACGGCGGCAGCGGCAGTGACTTGTTGTTTGGCGGCGAGGGCAGTGACTATCTGGACGGCGGCGAGGGCAGTGACGTGCTGTTTGGCGGCGCCGGCGACGATTATCTGGACGGCGGCGAGGGTGACGACCTGCTTTTCGGCGGCGAAGGCAACGACCTGCTGTTTGGCGGCGCCGGCAATGACCTGCTTTTCGGCGGCGAGGGCAACGACTTGCTTTTCGGTGGCGAGGACAACGACTTGCTTTTCGGCAGTGGCGGCGACGACTGGCTGGACGGCGGCGACGGCAGCGACGACCTGTACGGCGGCGCCGGCAACGACACCTATATTGTGGACAATCCCGGCGATGCGGTGCAGGAGAATCCCGGGGAAGGTGTCGACTCCGTAACCCTCTTGAATCTCACCAGCTATACCCTGCCGGATAACGTGGAAAACCTGTTTGGCATCAATACGGACGGTCTCATCCTGACCGGCAACAGCCTGGACAACATAATCGACGGCGGCGACGGCAGCGACACCCTCTATGGCGGCAGCGGCAGCGACGTCTACAGCTTCCAGGGCGACTTCGGCCATGATACCATTGCCGCGGCCCCGGACAACCGCTATGACACGATCGACTTCAGCGCCTTTGCCAGTTCCGCCGCCGCCGTCGGCCTCGGCGGCAGCAGCGGCGGCGACCTCATCGTCACCATCGGCGCCAATACCGTCACCATCGCCGACTGGGACCAAAGCGGCGGCAACAGGCTCAGCACCTTCGTCTTCAGCGACGGCGTCAGGACAACCAACGGCACAAGCTGGCTGTAAGCGCCGGCGCATCACCCCTTTCGGCGGCAACTGAACATCAGCATGGCCCGATACAGACCCGGTCGCGTGAGGGACCGGGTCTTGTCAAGTTTT
This window of the Methylomusa anaerophila genome carries:
- the wecB gene encoding non-hydrolyzing UDP-N-acetylglucosamine 2-epimerase, producing the protein MSRIKVMTVFGTRPEAIKMAPVVLELAKYPEMITPVVAVTAQHREMLDQVLSLFQIEPHHDLDIMCKGQTLFDITCRSIQGLNQVMAQEKPDIVLVHGDTTTTFAGALTAFYHQIAVGHVEAGLRTHNKYSPFPEEMNRKLTGSLTDLHFAPTGTARENLLAEAVGPESIFVTGNTVIDALKATVDPAYRFADNILQQVDYATLKIILVTTHRRENLGEPMRRVYQALRDIAAEFSDKVEIVFPVHKNPLVRKVVQEELGGVSQVKLIDPLDYQPFANLMARSHLILTDSGGIQEEAPALGKPVLVLRDTTERPEAIEAGTVKLIGTDREKVYAATKLLLTNQAEYERMSNACNPYGDGLAAARIVKCVLWKYGLTRERPGQFCGGK
- a CDS encoding calcium-binding protein; translated protein: MADIYGSNRSDFLFGGSGSDAIYGYDRSDLLFGGDGDDSLDGGDGDDLLYGGGGSDYLYGGSGSDLLFGGEGSDYLDGGEGSDVLFGGAGDDYLDGGEGDDLLFGGEGNDLLFGGAGNDLLFGGEGNDLLFGGEDNDLLFGSGGDDWLDGGDGSDDLYGGAGNDTYIVDNPGDAVQENPGEGVDSVTLLNLTSYTLPDNVENLFGINTDGLILTGNSLDNIIDGGDGSDTLYGGSGSDVYSFQGDFGHDTIAAAPDNRYDTIDFSAFASSAAAVGLGGSSGGDLIVTIGANTVTIADWDQSGGNRLSTFVFSDGVRTTNGTSWL
- a CDS encoding MraY family glycosyltransferase, which translates into the protein MQTYVVAFAVALAAAYLITPHVKDLAIKAGALDAPDARKVHKTPIPRMGGLAIYFGFVLAVLSSMHVSREICGLLLGGTVILAVGIIDDLKQLSAKVKLLGQITAAGILVLFNIRIDWITNPFGDMLYVDYLSVPLTILWVVGLTNTVNLIDGLDGLAAGVSTIASITILLVALEQNFWTVAILTAALAGSALGFLQHNFNPAKIFMGDTGSMFLGYILAAVSILGAVKSATTIALVVPIVALGLPIMDTAFAIIRRYTSGRPIFKPDKGHLHHRLLAMGLSQKQAVLLMYVISSCLGVSAIALTAVSEIYAALILLIIVIVAFIGAKKIGVLKNNDGVIPESESVKTH